A portion of the Haemorhous mexicanus isolate bHaeMex1 chromosome 3, bHaeMex1.pri, whole genome shotgun sequence genome contains these proteins:
- the DDX1 gene encoding ATP-dependent RNA helicase DDX1 yields MAAFSEMGVMPEIAQAVEEMDWLLPTDIQAESIPLILGGGDVLMAAETGSGKTGAFSIPVIQIVYETLKDQMEGKKGKATIKTGGAVLNKWQMNPYDRGSAFAIGSDGLCCQSREIKEWHGCRATRGVTKGKYYYEVSCHDQGLCRVGWSTMQASLDLGTDKFGFGFGGTGKKSHNKQFDSYGEEFTMHDTIGCYLDTEKGQIKFSKNGKDLGLAFEIPPHIRNQALFAACVLKNAELKFNFGEEDFKFPPKDGYVGLCKAPEGSVVKSQHSGSAQVVQAQNLPNAPKALIVEPSRELAEQTLNNVKQFKKYVDNPKLRELLIIGGVAARDQLSVLEQGVDIVVGTPGRLDDLVSTGKINLSQVRFLVLDEADGLLLQGYSDFINRIHSQIPQITSDGKRLQVIVCSATLHSFDVKKLSEKIMHFPTWVDLKGEDSVPETVHHVVVPVNPKTDKLWERLGKNHIRTDEVHAKDNTRPGANTPEMWSEAIKILKGEYTVRAIKEHKMDQAIIFCRTKIDCDNMEQYFIQQGGGPDRKGHQFSCVCLHGDRKPQERKQNLERFKRGDVRFLICTDVAARGIDIHGVPYVINVTLPDEKQNYVHRIGRVGRAERMGLAISLVAKEKEKVWYHVCSSRGKGCYNTRLKEEGGCTIWYNEMQLLGEIEEHLNCTIAQVEPDIKVPVDDFDGKVTYGQKRALGGGLYKGHVDILAPTVQELAALEKEAQTSFLHLGYLPNQLFRTF; encoded by the exons AAATGGGTGTTATGCCTGAGATAGCTCAAGCAGTGGAGGAGATGGACTGGCT TCTCCCTACAGATATCCAAGCAGAATCCATCCCGTTGATCTTAGGAGGTGGTGATGTGCTTATG GCTGCTGAAACTGGGAGTGGAAAAACTGGT GCTTTCAGCATTCCAGTTATCCAGATTGTTTATGAAACACTGAAGGACCAAATGGAaggcaagaaaggaaaagccacTATTAAAACTGGAGGGGCAG TGCTCAATAAATGGCAGATGAACCCCTATGACAGAGGATCAGCTTTTG CAATTGGATCGGATGGTTTGTGTTGTCAAAGCAGAGAGATAAAAGAATGGCATGGATGCAGAGCAACCAGAGGAGTGACTAAAG ggaaATACTACTATGAAGTTTCCTGTCATGACCAAGGCTTGTGCAGAGTTGGTTGGTCGACTATGCAGGCTTCACTAGATCTGG GCACTGATAAATTTGGCTTTGGATTTGGTGGCACTGGTAAGAAATCTCACAACAAACAATTTGACAGCTATGGTGAG gaaTTCACTATGCATGATACAATTGGCTGTTATCTAGACACAGAAAAAGgacaaataaaattttccaaaaatg GGAAGGACCTTGGCCTTGCATTTGAAATCCCACCACATATAAGGAACCAAGCGCTTTTTGCAGCTTGTGTACTGAAG AATGCCGAATTGAAATTCAATTTTGGTGAAGAAGATTTCAAGTTTCCACCAAAAGATGGCTATGTTGGCCTTTGCAAGGCTCCTGAGGGTAGTGTTGTAAAATCACAACACTCAG GAAGTGCGCAAGTGGTTCAAGCACAGAACCTTCCAAATGCTCCAAAAGCATTGATTGTAGAACCATCAAGAGAGCTGGCAGAACAGACTTTGAACAATGTGAAGCAGTTCAAAAAATATGTTGATAATCCCAAATTAAG GGAACTGCTTATTATTGGTGGAGTTGCTGCGAGAGATCAGCTCTCTGTACTGGAACAAGgt GTGGATATTGTTGTTGGAACTCCTGGAAGGCTGGATGACCTGGTCTCAACAGGGAAGATTAATTTATCTCAAGTTAGATTCCTGGTTCTGGATGAAGCT GATGGCCTTCTCCTCCAAGGTTATTCAGATTTCATAAACAGGATCCATAGTCAAATTCCTCAGATAACCTCAGATGGAAAGAGACTTCAG GTGATTGTGTGCTCTGCAACACTGCATTCTTTTGATGTGAAAAAACTATCTGAAAAAATCATGCATTTTCCTACCTGGGTTGATTTGAAAGGAGAAGATTCTGTCCCTGAAACTGTACACCATGTAGTTGTGCCTGTAAATCCAAAAACTGATAAACTCTGGGAAAGGCTCGGCAAGAATCATATCAGA ACTGATGAAGTACATGCAAAAGACAATACACGACCTGGTGCTAACACTCCAG aaatgtgGTCTGAAGCTATTAAAATTCTAAAAGGAGAATACACTGTTCGAGCAATCAAAGAGCACAAGATGGATCAAGCCATTATCTTCTGCAGGACTAAAATAGACTGTGATAATATGGAGCAATACTTCATCCAGCAGGGTGGAG GCCCGGATAGGAAGGGACATCAATTCTCATGTGTCTGTCTGCATGGTGATAGAAAACCtcaagaaagaaagcaaaacctgGAAAGATTTAAG AGGGGAGATGTCCGTTTCTTGATCTGCACGGATGTTGCTGCAAGAGGAATTGATATTCATGGTGTTCCATATG TTATCAACGTGACGCTCCCTGATGAAAAACAGAACTATGTTCATCGAATCGGGAGAGTCGGCAGAGCTGAGAG GATGGGTCTGGCAATCTCCCTTgtggcaaaagaaaaagaaaag GTTTGGTATCATGTATGCAGTAGTCGTGGAAAAGGGTGTTATAACACTAGGCTGAAGGAAGAAGGAGGTTGTACCATATGGTACAATGAGATGCAG TTGCTGGGGGAGATTGAAGAACACTTAAACTGCACTATTGCCCAAGTTGAACCAGACATAAAAGTACCAGTGGATGATTTTGATGGGAAAGTTACATATGGGCAGAAGAGAGCTCTGGGCG GTGGACTGTATAAAGGCCATGTGGATATTCTGGCACCTACAGTGCAAGAGTTGGCTGCCCttgaaaaggaggctcagacaTCTTTCTTGCATCTTGGCTATCTTCCTAACCAGCTGTTCAGAACATTCTGA